From Mycolicibacterium nivoides, a single genomic window includes:
- a CDS encoding AurF N-oxygenase family protein: MTTVGDADGTATGDLYFERVEALSRATVRRRFDPYVDIDWDAPENALDEHDPRWQLDPDSAPLAATDWYAQQPLQRRIDMGRWITANTLKVTLQFEMMLIRGVVHYAGKMPNGSPVFQYLLHELIDECNHIQMFQEFVNRTGEDVPGMRRGSRFIGPILGFIGGYANIIHFIGVLCGEQPLHFQQTLQHRGAAHVPPLLNKITYIHLAEEARHISFADDLLAQRMQRVTRLKRAWYAILFPFFLRWLIGEMIGPPRTFARQFGVPRQVFKAAFWRSDQSRQMMAESAADVRRVAEDLGLRTTWSRWIWRMLGIEGRLPRYRGEPDRGSAITRVAGLHTAVTARLTAVAIMAGVALLVTPDGLRIIACAAAGAGVWAAYHALRERRGGVMGNQPFEWPRLFVWVAVCVAMIPAGGLIGLALVVFMILALAEFMPTL, translated from the coding sequence ATGACAACGGTCGGCGACGCGGACGGCACAGCAACGGGGGACCTTTACTTCGAACGAGTGGAGGCCCTCTCTCGTGCTACGGTCCGTCGGCGCTTCGATCCCTACGTCGACATCGACTGGGACGCACCCGAGAACGCGTTGGACGAGCACGATCCGCGCTGGCAGCTGGACCCAGACAGTGCCCCGCTCGCGGCGACGGACTGGTATGCCCAACAGCCGTTGCAGCGTCGAATTGACATGGGCCGCTGGATCACCGCGAACACCCTGAAAGTCACGCTCCAGTTCGAAATGATGTTGATTCGCGGAGTGGTGCATTACGCCGGCAAGATGCCGAACGGTTCACCGGTATTCCAGTATCTGCTCCACGAGCTCATCGACGAATGCAATCACATCCAGATGTTCCAGGAATTCGTCAATCGCACCGGCGAGGATGTGCCAGGAATGCGGCGCGGCTCCCGGTTCATTGGACCGATCCTGGGCTTTATCGGCGGTTATGCCAACATCATCCATTTCATCGGGGTGCTGTGCGGTGAACAGCCGCTGCACTTTCAGCAGACGCTTCAGCACCGCGGCGCGGCGCACGTACCGCCGCTTCTGAACAAGATCACCTACATTCATCTGGCCGAGGAAGCTCGCCACATTTCGTTTGCCGACGACCTCCTGGCTCAGCGGATGCAACGCGTCACGCGATTGAAGCGGGCGTGGTATGCCATTCTTTTCCCATTCTTTCTCCGGTGGTTGATCGGGGAGATGATCGGTCCGCCACGCACTTTCGCCCGGCAGTTCGGGGTTCCGCGCCAGGTCTTCAAGGCGGCGTTCTGGCGCAGTGATCAGTCGCGCCAGATGATGGCGGAATCGGCCGCCGACGTTCGGCGGGTGGCCGAGGATCTCGGCCTGCGAACGACATGGTCGCGCTGGATCTGGCGAATGTTGGGTATCGAGGGGCGGTTACCGCGCTACCGGGGTGAGCCGGATCGGGGTTCGGCGATCACACGCGTGGCCGGGCTTCACACCGCTGTGACGGCGCGCCTGACAGCGGTGGCGATCATGGCGGGTGTCGCCCTGCTGGTGACACCGGACGGACTGCGGATCATCGCGTGTGCCGCTGCCGGCGCGGGCGTGTGGGCCGCCTACCACGCTCTGCGGGAACGTCGTGGCGGTGTGATGGGCAATCAACCTTTTGAATGGCCGCGGCTTTTCGTGTGGGTTGCGGTGTGCGTGGCCATGATTCCGGCAGGTGGGCTGATCGGGCTCGCTTTGGTGGTGTTCATGATCCTGGCGCTCGCCGAGTTCATGCCCACCCTCTGA
- a CDS encoding amino acid permease, translating into MSALRRTKSVEQSIADTDEPSTRLRKDLTWWDLTVFGVSVVIGAGIFTITASTAGNLTGPAISIAFVIAAVACGLAALCYAEFASTVPVAGSAYTFSYATFGEFAAWIIGWDLILEFAVASAVVAKGWSSYLGTVFGFGGGIADFGGLAVDWGALVIIALVTVLLVVGTKLSAHFSLVITIIKVSVVLLVVIVGAFYIKAANYTPFIPPNEAGEGATGADQSLFSLLTGAAGSHYGWYGVLAGASIVFFAFIGFDVVATTAEETRDPQRDVPRGILASLGIVTVLYVAVSVVLSGMVSYTVLRDAPDGHANLATAFEANGVHWAAKVISIGALAGLTTVVIVLMLGQTRVLFAMSRDGLLPRKLAVTGSHGTPVRITVIVGVLVAIAASVFPMGRLEEMVNIGTLFAFVLVSAGVIVLRRTRPDLPRGFRVPWVPVLPIAAILACLWLMLNLTGLTWIRFLLWMAIGVVVYLAYGRRHSVLANRDVATV; encoded by the coding sequence ATGTCTGCCCTTCGGCGAACGAAATCTGTCGAGCAGTCGATAGCCGACACCGACGAGCCGTCGACGCGGCTGCGCAAGGACCTCACGTGGTGGGACTTGACGGTGTTCGGGGTCTCGGTCGTGATCGGCGCGGGCATCTTCACCATCACCGCATCCACGGCGGGCAATCTGACTGGGCCGGCGATCTCGATCGCCTTTGTGATCGCCGCCGTGGCCTGTGGTTTGGCCGCCTTGTGCTACGCCGAGTTCGCCTCGACCGTGCCGGTGGCAGGCAGCGCCTACACCTTTTCCTATGCCACGTTCGGCGAATTCGCCGCGTGGATCATCGGGTGGGATCTGATCCTGGAGTTCGCCGTCGCGTCCGCGGTGGTGGCCAAGGGCTGGTCGAGCTATCTCGGAACGGTGTTCGGGTTCGGCGGCGGGATCGCGGATTTCGGCGGTCTGGCGGTCGACTGGGGCGCGTTGGTGATCATCGCGCTGGTGACGGTCCTGCTGGTGGTCGGAACGAAGTTGTCGGCGCACTTCAGCCTGGTGATCACGATCATCAAGGTGTCGGTCGTGCTGTTGGTGGTGATCGTCGGCGCGTTCTACATCAAGGCCGCGAACTACACCCCGTTCATCCCGCCGAACGAGGCCGGTGAGGGGGCCACCGGCGCCGACCAGTCGTTGTTCTCGTTGCTGACCGGGGCCGCCGGCAGTCATTACGGCTGGTACGGCGTGCTGGCCGGCGCCTCGATCGTGTTCTTCGCGTTCATCGGGTTCGACGTCGTCGCGACCACTGCCGAGGAGACCCGCGATCCGCAGCGCGACGTACCCCGCGGCATCCTGGCCTCGCTCGGCATCGTCACCGTGCTCTATGTCGCGGTGTCGGTGGTGCTTTCGGGCATGGTGTCCTACACCGTGCTGCGCGATGCGCCGGACGGCCACGCCAACCTGGCCACGGCCTTCGAGGCCAACGGTGTGCACTGGGCCGCGAAGGTCATCTCGATCGGAGCGCTCGCAGGTCTCACCACGGTGGTGATCGTTCTGATGCTCGGACAGACCCGGGTGCTGTTCGCGATGTCGCGCGACGGTCTGTTGCCGCGCAAACTGGCCGTCACGGGCAGTCACGGGACACCGGTCCGCATCACTGTGATCGTCGGTGTGCTGGTGGCCATCGCTGCCTCGGTGTTTCCGATGGGCCGGCTCGAGGAGATGGTCAACATCGGCACACTGTTCGCCTTCGTGCTGGTCTCGGCGGGCGTCATCGTGCTGCGGCGGACCCGCCCCGACCTGCCGCGCGGGTTCCGCGTGCCGTGGGTGCCGGTGTTGCCGATCGCGGCGATCCTGGCGTGCCTGTGGTTGATGCTCAACCTGACCGGATTGACCTGGATCCGGTTTCTGCTCTGGATGGCGATCGGCGTGGTGGTGTACCTCGCTTACGGCCGGCGGCATTCGGTCCTGGCCAACCGGGACGTCGCCACGGTTTGA
- a CDS encoding LLM class F420-dependent oxidoreductase — translation MKFGVSTFLTDRGLAPTKLAIALEERGLDSLFVAEHTHLPVAGPVPPEGDLPPHDYYRSLDPFVALSAAAVVTDRLILGTGVALVVQRDPITLAKEAASVDHLSGGRFQLGVGAGWLREEMRNHGTEPRTRLALMRERVLAMKEIWTAEKAEFHGEFVDFDPIYSWPKPVGRPHLPVLVGGNGPTVLERVLEYGDQWAPNLVGTPEELVTRVKELRRRAGERGRDRIPVTLIGADQRGYLGPDRQSTITPLTRRELEVLADGGVDHCVFFRDAAAAETEALRYLDELAELTRPFRD, via the coding sequence ATGAAGTTCGGTGTCAGCACATTCCTCACTGACCGGGGCCTGGCGCCCACGAAACTGGCGATAGCCCTCGAAGAGCGGGGATTGGACTCACTTTTCGTCGCCGAGCACACTCATCTGCCGGTGGCTGGGCCGGTACCGCCCGAAGGCGACCTGCCGCCGCACGATTACTACCGGTCGCTGGATCCCTTCGTGGCGCTGTCGGCGGCCGCCGTCGTCACCGATCGACTGATCCTCGGTACCGGGGTTGCGTTGGTGGTGCAACGGGATCCGATCACGCTCGCCAAGGAGGCGGCGAGTGTGGATCACCTCTCCGGCGGTCGTTTCCAGCTCGGCGTCGGCGCCGGTTGGCTGCGTGAGGAGATGCGCAATCACGGTACCGAGCCGAGGACCCGGCTGGCGTTGATGCGCGAGCGGGTGCTGGCGATGAAGGAGATCTGGACCGCTGAGAAAGCCGAATTTCATGGCGAATTCGTCGATTTCGACCCGATCTACTCATGGCCCAAGCCGGTCGGGCGGCCCCACCTGCCGGTGCTGGTCGGCGGCAACGGCCCCACCGTGTTGGAACGGGTGCTCGAGTACGGTGACCAGTGGGCGCCGAATCTTGTTGGCACACCTGAGGAGCTGGTGACCCGGGTCAAGGAACTTCGGCGCCGGGCCGGCGAGCGCGGACGTGACCGGATTCCGGTGACGCTGATCGGTGCCGACCAGCGCGGCTACCTGGGGCCCGACCGGCAGAGCACGATCACGCCGTTGACCCGTCGCGAGCTCGAGGTGTTGGCCGACGGCGGCGTCGACCATTGCGTGTTCTTCCGCGATGCCGCGGCCGCGGAGACCGAGGCGTTGCGCTATCTCGACGAACTTGCCGAGCTGACCAGGCCGTTCCGCGACTGA
- the ahcY gene encoding adenosylhomocysteinase: MTELKADSRGGIDFKVADLSLADFGRKEIRLAEHEMPGLMALRREYHDVQPLKGARISGSLHMTVQTAVLIETLVALGAEVRWASCNIFSTQDHAAAAVVVGPHGTPEDPKGTPVFAWKGETLEEYWWAAEQMLTWEGEPANMILDDGGDATMLVLRGAEYEKAGVVPPAEEEDSAEWKVFLSLVRKRFETEKDKWTKIAASVKGVTEETTTGVLRLYQFAAAGELAFPAINVNDSVTKSKFDNKYGTRHSLVDGINRGTDALIGGKKVLICGYGDVGKGCAESLAGQGARVQVTEIDPINALQALMDGYDVVTVEEAIGNADIVVTATGNFDIILLDHMKAMKDHAILGNIGHFDNEIDMAALEKSGATRLNIKPQVDQWTFGDSGKSIIVLSEGRLLNLGNATGHPSFVMSNSFSNQVIAQIELWTKNDEYDNEVYRLAKHLDEKVARIHVEALGGTLTKLTKEQAEYIGVDVEGPYKPEHYRY; the protein is encoded by the coding sequence ATGACTGAGTTGAAGGCTGACAGCCGGGGCGGCATCGACTTCAAGGTCGCCGACCTGTCGCTGGCCGATTTCGGCCGCAAGGAGATCCGCCTGGCCGAACATGAGATGCCAGGCCTGATGGCACTGCGTCGTGAGTACCACGACGTGCAGCCGCTCAAGGGTGCACGCATCTCCGGCTCGCTGCACATGACCGTGCAGACCGCGGTGCTGATCGAGACGCTGGTGGCTCTCGGCGCCGAGGTTCGCTGGGCCTCCTGCAACATCTTCTCCACCCAGGACCACGCGGCCGCCGCAGTGGTGGTCGGCCCGCACGGCACCCCCGAAGATCCCAAGGGCACCCCGGTCTTCGCCTGGAAGGGCGAGACGCTGGAGGAGTACTGGTGGGCCGCCGAGCAGATGCTCACCTGGGAGGGCGAGCCGGCGAACATGATCCTCGACGACGGTGGCGATGCCACCATGCTCGTGCTGCGCGGCGCGGAGTACGAGAAGGCCGGCGTGGTTCCGCCTGCCGAAGAGGAAGACTCGGCCGAGTGGAAGGTCTTCCTGTCCCTGGTGCGCAAGCGCTTCGAGACGGAGAAGGACAAGTGGACCAAGATCGCCGCGTCGGTCAAGGGTGTCACCGAGGAGACCACCACCGGCGTGCTGCGGCTGTACCAGTTCGCCGCCGCGGGTGAGCTGGCGTTCCCGGCCATCAACGTCAACGACTCGGTCACCAAGAGCAAGTTCGACAACAAGTACGGCACCCGGCACTCGCTGGTCGACGGCATCAACCGCGGCACCGACGCGCTGATCGGCGGCAAGAAGGTGCTGATCTGCGGCTACGGCGACGTGGGCAAGGGCTGTGCCGAATCGCTGGCCGGTCAGGGCGCGCGCGTGCAGGTCACCGAGATCGACCCCATCAACGCCCTGCAGGCGCTGATGGACGGTTACGACGTGGTGACCGTCGAGGAGGCGATCGGCAACGCCGACATCGTGGTGACCGCCACGGGCAACTTCGACATCATCCTGCTCGACCACATGAAGGCGATGAAGGACCACGCGATCCTGGGCAACATCGGCCACTTCGACAACGAGATCGACATGGCGGCGCTGGAGAAGTCGGGTGCCACCCGGCTCAACATCAAGCCGCAGGTCGACCAGTGGACCTTCGGTGACTCGGGCAAGTCGATCATCGTGCTGAGCGAGGGCCGTCTGCTCAACCTCGGAAACGCCACGGGCCACCCGTCGTTCGTGATGAGCAACAGCTTCTCGAACCAGGTGATCGCCCAGATCGAGCTGTGGACCAAGAACGACGAGTACGACAACGAGGTCTACCGCCTGGCCAAGCACCTCGACGAGAAGGTGGCGCGCATCCACGTCGAGGCACTCGGCGGCACGCTGACCAAGCTCACCAAGGAGCAGGCCGAGTACATCGGCGTCGACGTCGAGGGCCCGTACAAGCCGGAGCACTACCGTTACTGA
- a CDS encoding alkane 1-monooxygenase — protein MGLIAPTAIFVMLPLVWALNQAGWHAAAQVPLWIGPILLYVLLPLLDLGFGPDGQNPPDEMMERLENDKYYRYCTYLYIPFQYASVVMGAYLFTASDLSWLGFDGGLGWPAKIGIALSVGVLGGVGINTAHEMGHKRDSLERWLSKITLAQTWYGHFYIEHNRGHHVRVATPEDPASARFGETFWEFLPRSVFGSLRSSWELEAQRLRRQDRSPWHWSNDVLNAWAMSVVFWGALIAIFGVGVVPFMVIQAIYGFSLLESVNYLEHYGLLRQKASSGRYERCAPVHSWNSDHIVTNLFLYHLQRHSDHHANPTRRYQTLRSIDGAPNLPSGYASLIGLTYLPPLWRKVMDHRVLEHYDGDITKVNIQPRLREKVLARYGASDTGAAA, from the coding sequence ATGGGGCTGATCGCCCCGACGGCGATCTTCGTGATGCTGCCGCTGGTCTGGGCGCTCAATCAGGCCGGCTGGCATGCCGCGGCGCAGGTGCCGCTCTGGATCGGCCCGATCCTGCTCTACGTTTTGCTGCCGCTGCTGGACCTGGGGTTCGGACCCGACGGCCAGAATCCGCCCGACGAGATGATGGAGCGGCTGGAGAACGACAAGTACTACCGGTACTGCACCTACCTCTATATCCCGTTCCAGTACGCGAGCGTCGTGATGGGTGCGTACCTGTTCACCGCGTCCGACCTCAGTTGGCTCGGGTTCGACGGCGGGCTGGGCTGGCCGGCCAAGATCGGCATCGCACTGTCGGTGGGTGTGCTCGGAGGGGTGGGCATCAACACCGCACATGAGATGGGGCACAAGCGTGACTCGCTGGAGCGCTGGCTGTCCAAGATCACGCTGGCCCAGACCTGGTACGGCCACTTCTACATCGAGCACAACCGCGGGCACCACGTGCGGGTGGCCACTCCCGAGGATCCCGCGTCGGCGCGTTTCGGCGAGACCTTCTGGGAATTCCTGCCGCGCAGCGTGTTCGGCAGCCTGCGCTCGTCGTGGGAGCTGGAAGCCCAGCGGTTGCGCCGGCAGGACCGCTCGCCGTGGCACTGGTCCAACGATGTGCTCAACGCATGGGCGATGTCGGTGGTGTTCTGGGGCGCGCTGATCGCGATCTTCGGCGTCGGTGTGGTCCCGTTCATGGTGATTCAGGCGATCTACGGCTTCAGCCTGTTGGAGTCGGTGAACTACCTCGAGCACTACGGACTGCTGCGGCAGAAGGCCTCCAGCGGCCGCTACGAACGCTGCGCGCCGGTGCACAGCTGGAACTCCGACCACATCGTGACCAACCTGTTCCTGTATCACCTGCAGCGCCACAGCGATCACCACGCCAACCCGACACGCCGGTACCAGACCCTGCGCAGCATCGACGGTGCGCCCAACCTGCCCAGTGGGTATGCGTCGCTGATCGGGCTCACCTATCTGCCGCCGTTGTGGCGCAAGGTGATGGACCACCGGGTGCTGGAGCACTACGACGGCGACATCACCAAGGTCAACATCCAGCCGCGGTTGCGGGAGAAGGTCTTGGCCCGGTACGGGGCTTCCGACACGGGCGCCGCGGCATGA
- a CDS encoding class I SAM-dependent methyltransferase, which yields MAELPYFDLLIDERQDGGETGQLWENQVHWGYWEDPRTAKGTRADYIAAMEQMDHVLFAAGKVADGQKLLDAGCGFGGTIQQINGTYSNMDLTGLNIDARQLAAAEAQTKPANGNKIGWVEADACQLPFEDNSFDRVLAVECIFHFPSREKFLAEAARVLKPGGYLAVSDFVPTLMFFGKTPIWMAIRPRIAKSYGTLGNVPLRGYKSMGKRAGLELAAKRNIRKNTLPTYPFLLKFFREQGSADAQKTMIVGTRWMKWLSKLGLIQYRVYTYHKPA from the coding sequence ATGGCTGAGCTCCCCTACTTTGACCTGCTGATCGATGAACGGCAGGACGGCGGCGAAACCGGCCAGCTGTGGGAAAACCAGGTGCACTGGGGCTACTGGGAGGACCCCAGGACCGCCAAGGGCACCCGGGCCGACTACATCGCCGCCATGGAGCAGATGGACCACGTCCTGTTCGCGGCAGGAAAGGTTGCCGACGGGCAGAAGCTGCTGGACGCAGGCTGCGGATTCGGCGGAACCATCCAGCAGATCAACGGCACCTACTCCAACATGGATCTCACGGGCCTGAACATCGATGCGCGCCAGCTCGCGGCCGCCGAGGCCCAGACCAAGCCGGCCAACGGCAACAAGATCGGCTGGGTCGAAGCCGACGCCTGCCAGCTGCCGTTCGAGGACAACTCGTTCGACCGCGTTCTGGCCGTCGAGTGCATCTTCCATTTCCCGTCCCGTGAGAAGTTCCTCGCAGAAGCTGCGCGGGTGCTCAAGCCGGGCGGTTACCTGGCGGTGTCCGACTTCGTCCCGACCCTGATGTTCTTCGGCAAGACACCGATCTGGATGGCGATCCGTCCCAGGATCGCGAAGTCCTACGGAACGCTCGGCAATGTGCCCCTACGAGGCTACAAGTCCATGGGCAAGCGAGCGGGGCTCGAACTCGCGGCGAAGCGCAACATCAGGAAGAACACGTTGCCGACGTATCCGTTCCTGCTCAAGTTCTTCCGTGAGCAGGGGTCGGCGGATGCCCAGAAGACGATGATCGTCGGCACCCGCTGGATGAAATGGCTGTCCAAGCTCGGCCTCATCCAATACCGGGTGTACACGTACCACAAGCCCGCCTGA
- a CDS encoding rubredoxin, protein MSEPYKLFVCVQCGFEYDEAKGWPEDGIAPGTRWDDIPEDWSCPDCGAAKADFDMVEVVRP, encoded by the coding sequence GTGAGCGAGCCATACAAGCTGTTCGTCTGCGTGCAGTGCGGATTCGAGTACGACGAGGCCAAGGGCTGGCCCGAGGACGGCATCGCCCCGGGCACGCGCTGGGACGACATTCCCGAGGACTGGAGCTGCCCGGACTGCGGCGCGGCGAAAGCCGATTTCGACATGGTCGAGGTCGTTCGGCCTTGA
- a CDS encoding dTMP kinase: protein MLIAIEGVDGAGKRTLTNGLRAAFEADRKSVGSLAFPRYHHSVPADLAAEALHGAHGDLADSIYAMATLFALDRAGAREEIEHLQGAYDVVILDRYVASNAAYSAARSHQGADGEVVAWVRELEFDRLKLPRPDWQVLLDVPTELAAQRAEHRANTEADRARDAYERDGGLQQRTGEVYAGLAAADWCGRWAIAGPDVDPDALAGRLSSR from the coding sequence GTGCTCATAGCGATCGAGGGTGTCGACGGCGCAGGCAAACGTACGCTGACCAACGGACTGCGGGCGGCGTTCGAGGCCGATCGCAAGTCCGTCGGCAGCCTGGCGTTCCCGCGCTATCACCACTCGGTGCCCGCCGATCTGGCCGCCGAGGCGTTGCACGGGGCGCACGGGGACCTGGCCGATTCGATCTACGCGATGGCCACCCTGTTCGCGCTCGACCGGGCCGGCGCGCGTGAGGAGATCGAACACCTGCAGGGCGCCTACGACGTCGTCATCCTGGACCGCTACGTCGCCTCGAATGCCGCCTACAGCGCGGCCCGGTCGCACCAGGGTGCCGACGGTGAAGTGGTGGCCTGGGTGCGTGAGCTCGAGTTCGACCGCCTCAAACTGCCCAGGCCGGATTGGCAGGTGCTGCTCGACGTCCCGACCGAGCTGGCCGCGCAGCGCGCCGAGCACCGGGCCAACACCGAGGCCGATCGCGCCAGAGACGCGTACGAGCGCGACGGCGGGCTGCAGCAGCGCACCGGTGAGGTCTACGCCGGGCTGGCTGCGGCCGACTGGTGCGGGCGATGGGCCATCGCGGGCCCGGATGTGGACCCGGACGCCCTCGCGGGTCGGCTAAGCAGCAGATAA
- a CDS encoding rubredoxin: protein MSAYRCPGCGYIYDEAKGAPREGFPAGTAWDGVPDDWCCPDCAVREKIDFEAIGVVT from the coding sequence ATGAGCGCCTACCGGTGCCCCGGGTGCGGCTACATCTACGACGAGGCCAAAGGCGCTCCGCGCGAAGGCTTTCCGGCCGGAACGGCATGGGATGGCGTACCTGACGACTGGTGCTGCCCCGACTGTGCCGTACGGGAGAAGATCGATTTCGAGGCAATAGGAGTAGTGACGTGA
- a CDS encoding TetR family transcriptional regulator AlkX translates to MSRPRDKQRIPYAEASRVLLRDSILDGMRELLLTRDWSAITLSHVAQVAGISRQTIYNEFGSRQGLAEGYAMRLADRLVDAVDEAINNNVGEVHAAFLEGFRAFFLESAADPLVISLLTGASKPDLLQIITTGSGPIISRCSQRLTGTFQNSWMKASDEDAGVLARAIVRLAMSYVSMPPEADHDVAGDLARLMTPFAERYGVIDTP, encoded by the coding sequence GTGAGTCGGCCGCGAGACAAGCAGCGCATCCCGTATGCGGAGGCATCGCGAGTGCTGTTGCGCGATTCGATTCTCGACGGCATGCGGGAGCTGCTGCTGACCCGTGACTGGTCGGCCATCACGCTCTCGCACGTGGCTCAGGTCGCGGGTATCAGCCGTCAGACGATCTACAACGAGTTCGGTTCACGCCAGGGCCTGGCCGAGGGATATGCCATGCGCCTGGCGGACCGCCTCGTCGATGCGGTCGACGAGGCCATCAACAACAACGTCGGCGAAGTGCACGCGGCGTTTCTCGAGGGCTTCCGCGCGTTCTTCCTCGAGTCCGCCGCCGATCCACTGGTGATCTCGTTGCTCACCGGTGCCTCCAAGCCCGACCTACTGCAGATCATCACCACCGGCAGCGGGCCGATCATCTCCCGTTGCTCGCAACGGCTGACCGGAACCTTCCAGAACAGCTGGATGAAGGCCAGCGACGAGGACGCCGGGGTACTGGCCCGGGCGATCGTGCGGCTGGCGATGAGCTACGTGTCGATGCCGCCCGAAGCAGACCACGACGTGGCCGGTGACCTGGCCCGACTCATGACGCCATTCGCCGAGCGCTACGGTGTCATAGATACCCCCTAG
- a CDS encoding helix-turn-helix transcriptional regulator, with translation MKREQLSDFLRTRRARLKPTDVGLTVGGTRRTPGLRREEVALLAGVGTSWYTWLEQGRDINVSSSVLDAISAALQLSQPERSHLYSLSGLNPPPAGERATEVTPELLHLLEAWSPRPAMLQDRYWNLLAVNEATRRVFGYGATDRNCLVTFFTNSRYRDMYLHWAAAAPGVVSAFRADAARYPDDVRFAEIVDDLGAVSPEFVELWERHDVGHHSQAIKAVLHPQVGELVFDKTTLAVTDHPGRHLVLYNPRPGTGTDERLAALMQAQSRNGLVSSASSSR, from the coding sequence ATGAAGCGCGAGCAGCTCAGCGATTTCTTGCGTACCCGGCGTGCCCGGCTCAAGCCGACCGACGTGGGGTTGACGGTCGGCGGCACGCGACGGACCCCGGGACTGCGCCGCGAGGAGGTTGCCCTGCTGGCCGGTGTCGGAACATCCTGGTACACGTGGCTCGAACAGGGCCGCGACATCAACGTGTCGTCGAGCGTGCTGGACGCGATCAGCGCTGCCCTACAGCTCTCGCAACCCGAACGGTCGCACCTGTATTCGCTGTCGGGGTTGAATCCCCCGCCGGCAGGTGAGCGCGCAACCGAAGTCACTCCCGAGCTTCTCCATCTGCTCGAGGCGTGGTCGCCGCGACCGGCCATGCTGCAGGACCGGTACTGGAATCTGCTCGCGGTCAACGAAGCGACCCGGCGGGTGTTCGGCTACGGCGCCACCGATCGCAACTGCCTCGTCACGTTCTTCACCAACAGCCGCTACCGCGACATGTACCTCCACTGGGCAGCGGCGGCGCCGGGGGTGGTGTCCGCGTTCCGCGCCGATGCGGCACGGTATCCCGACGATGTCCGGTTCGCCGAGATCGTCGATGATCTCGGCGCGGTCAGCCCCGAGTTCGTCGAGCTGTGGGAACGGCACGACGTGGGTCACCATTCACAGGCGATCAAGGCCGTGCTGCATCCTCAGGTCGGTGAGCTGGTGTTCGACAAGACAACCCTGGCCGTCACCGACCATCCGGGCCGGCACCTGGTGCTGTACAACCCGAGACCCGGGACCGGCACCGATGAACGGCTCGCTGCCCTGATGCAGGCTCAGTCGCGGAACGGCCTGGTCAGCTCGGCAAGTTCGTCGAGATAG